The following proteins are co-located in the Ciona intestinalis unplaced genomic scaffold, KH HT000294.1, whole genome shotgun sequence genome:
- the LOC104265549 gene encoding lactosylceramide 1,3-N-acetyl-beta-D-glucosaminyltransferase-like — protein sequence MYSGLITKKIVRVVVKAVGFIVLLAVLLVHRNVEFSTTCNIVGYLAYQLGATTDHSVYVDKDVVFYKEESYKYVFKNEEICKKKPPYLVIFVKSSPQNVAQRNAIRQTWGDIAGWKMKMNHEIIIAFMVGWTNQSNSDLTKENAVYGDVVQKDFVDTFNNLTIKLVSQLNWMTRFCRYSKFFMTTDDDVFVHVPNLLQFLENTSETIIYTGCVFSGSAPNRNKESKYYVPYSSYPGLFFPSYCAGAGYILSNTLVTKLFKQSELIPALYIDDAYVGILAKSVNCVPQHNAKFTCGTNIDSDKDFITSHSYDPTAMKTRFQKLTLQQLSTA from the coding sequence ATGTACAGTGGattaattactaaaaaaattgtaagGGTTGTAGTAAAGGCGGTTGGATTTATTGTTCTTCTGGCTGTGCTGCTGGTGCACCGCAATGTGGAATTTTCAACTACATGCAACATTGTTGGCTATTTGGCCTATCAGTTAGGAGCTACTACAGATCACTCTGTATATGTTGATAAAGATgtagttttttataaagaagaaagttacaaatatgtttttaaaaatgaagaaatcTGCAAGAAAAAGCCACCGTATTtagttatatttgttaaaagttcACCTCAAAATGTTGCTCAGAGAAATGCTATTAGACAAACCTGGGGTGATATAGCTGGgtggaaaatgaaaatgaaccATGAAATAATAATTGCTTTTATGGTGGGATGGACAAATCAATCAAATTCAGATCTTACAAAAGAAAATGCTGTGTATGGTGATGTTGTTCAAAAAGATTTTGTTGATACATTTAATAATCTTACAATAAAACTGGTGTCTCAGTTAAATTGGATGACAAGATTTTGTCGTTATTCAAAATTTTTCATGACAACTGACGATGATGTGTTTGTTCATGTACCAAATTTACTTCAGTTTTTAGAAAATACTTCGGAAACAATTATTTACACTGGCTGTGTGTTTTCTGGATCTGCACCAAACAGGAACAAAGAGAGTAAATATTATGTACCTTATTCTTCATACCCAGGATTGTTCTTTCCAAGTTACTGTGCTGGTGCTGGGTATATTCTTTCAAACACCCTAGtaactaaattatttaaacagtcCGAACTTATTCCAGCTCTTTATATTGATGATGCATATGTAGGGATTTTGGCAAAATCTGTAAATTGTGTCCCACAACATAATGCTAAATTTACTTGTGGTACAAATATTGATTCTGATAAAGATTTCATTACTTCCCATAGTTACGATCCAACAGCAATGAAAACCCGGTTTCAAAAACTAACTTTACAACAACTTTCAACAGCATGA